The following coding sequences lie in one Tichowtungia aerotolerans genomic window:
- a CDS encoding LacI family DNA-binding transcriptional regulator: protein MNLNAVAERAGVSVATVSRVINNREGVSRAKAEEIRQIINELGFVPKPRAARISSPQFPEGVRYGNIAVLVLGQGYVGAAELFVRQLGPICRGLSRFGIAPIVCLDVQTPKEMPVILQKKQIDGILIFGDMNDMLRDYFDGIPVFWMTSHHEGSDTLILTGNREVGHLGARYCHEKGCRKVVAIGAHQGPEVWTSRCEAFAEMAKGFSMESSLLLGGVLPDMEASIDQVVVENADLFQAADGIFFQADRLAAYAYPALHRVGVFDAGKKPVVISCGGERSYLSGLSPRPVSIDIGADLLGKQAVEQILWRIRYPEETRHFSVVIQPEIVDPF from the coding sequence ATGAATCTTAACGCTGTTGCAGAACGTGCCGGGGTCTCTGTTGCGACCGTTTCCCGTGTGATTAACAATCGGGAGGGGGTTTCGCGGGCAAAGGCGGAGGAGATTCGGCAGATCATCAACGAACTCGGATTTGTGCCGAAACCGCGCGCGGCGCGCATCAGTTCTCCTCAGTTTCCTGAGGGGGTTCGTTACGGGAATATTGCGGTTCTGGTGCTGGGGCAGGGCTATGTCGGAGCGGCGGAGCTTTTTGTGCGCCAGCTGGGGCCGATCTGCCGGGGCTTGTCGCGGTTCGGAATTGCGCCGATTGTCTGTCTGGATGTTCAGACGCCGAAGGAGATGCCCGTGATTCTGCAGAAAAAGCAGATCGACGGGATTCTGATTTTTGGCGATATGAACGATATGCTGCGTGATTATTTCGATGGGATTCCGGTTTTTTGGATGACATCGCATCACGAAGGTTCGGATACACTGATTTTAACAGGGAATCGTGAAGTCGGTCATCTTGGCGCGCGTTATTGCCATGAAAAAGGGTGCCGTAAGGTCGTCGCAATCGGTGCGCATCAGGGGCCCGAGGTGTGGACGAGCCGATGTGAGGCGTTCGCCGAGATGGCGAAGGGTTTTTCGATGGAGAGTTCTTTGCTGCTGGGGGGAGTTCTTCCGGATATGGAAGCCTCTATTGATCAGGTTGTCGTGGAAAATGCCGATTTGTTTCAGGCGGCAGATGGGATCTTTTTCCAGGCGGATCGGCTTGCGGCTTATGCGTATCCGGCGCTTCATCGTGTTGGCGTGTTTGATGCGGGTAAAAAGCCGGTGGTGATTTCCTGTGGCGGAGAACGGAGCTACCTGAGTGGGCTGAGTCCTCGTCCGGTCAGCATAGATATCGGGGCGGATTTGCTGGGAAAACAGGCTGTTGAGCAGATTCTTTGGCGCATTCGTTATCCTGAAGAAACGCGACATTTTTCCGTGGTGATTCAGCCGGAGATTGTTGACCCATTCTGA
- a CDS encoding dihydrodipicolinate synthase family protein codes for MRKNISDGVWPVMLTPFEETGRIDWRGLELLTEWYISQGVHGLFSACLSSESLHLCCADKLEMVRRVVEVADKRVPVVAGVMGAADCSERIRMVRQVISFGADAAVMTLCDLVPEGAGDELWIEEMEQHLKELAGAPLGLYECPKPYHRRLTPLLTEYVTDRSEFLFLKETSGDLTEMERKSRAGKKSGLKIFTASAVTLREALDRGINGFSGLQANVWPSLLVKLFECRRENPELADRLQQFFIDYNWAVGLQHAYPAGAKLYLKKAHGLNIGSFSLLNGASAGEKEERWTDELVQTVRRFAEKTDDALATV; via the coding sequence GTGAGAAAAAATATTTCAGATGGTGTTTGGCCGGTGATGCTGACCCCTTTTGAGGAGACTGGCCGGATAGACTGGCGGGGACTCGAGTTGCTGACAGAGTGGTATATTTCGCAGGGGGTTCATGGATTGTTCTCTGCATGCCTTTCGAGTGAGTCGCTGCATTTGTGTTGCGCCGATAAGCTGGAGATGGTTCGGCGGGTGGTTGAGGTTGCAGATAAACGTGTTCCGGTGGTTGCGGGTGTGATGGGGGCGGCCGATTGTTCCGAGCGGATCAGGATGGTGCGGCAGGTGATTTCGTTCGGAGCGGATGCTGCTGTGATGACCCTTTGTGATCTGGTTCCGGAAGGCGCCGGGGATGAACTTTGGATTGAAGAGATGGAACAGCACCTGAAGGAGCTGGCCGGTGCTCCGCTCGGGCTTTATGAGTGTCCTAAACCCTATCACCGTCGGTTGACGCCGTTGCTGACGGAGTATGTGACGGATCGTTCCGAATTTCTTTTTCTGAAGGAAACCTCCGGTGACTTAACTGAAATGGAGCGCAAGAGCCGGGCGGGGAAGAAATCCGGGCTGAAAATATTCACCGCCAGTGCGGTGACATTGCGTGAAGCGCTGGATCGGGGCATCAACGGATTCAGCGGGTTGCAGGCAAACGTCTGGCCGTCGCTGCTCGTGAAACTGTTTGAGTGCCGGCGGGAAAATCCGGAGCTGGCCGATCGGTTGCAGCAGTTCTTTATTGATTATAATTGGGCTGTTGGACTTCAGCATGCCTATCCCGCGGGTGCCAAGCTCTATTTAAAGAAGGCCCATGGACTGAACATCGGAAGCTTTTCTCTGCTGAATGGGGCGTCGGCAGGAGAGAAGGAGGAGCGGTGGACGGACGAGCTGGTTCAGACGGTTCGCAGGTTTGCGGAAAAAACAGACGATGCGCTTGCAACGGTTTAA
- a CDS encoding Gfo/Idh/MocA family protein — MTKELAEKKIKIGLVGCGFRIWGVVRHMASHPDFKNVEVTHVFDPDPEYGTIIRDEWAPELQFVDSYEEILRNPEIDWVMIGSWNCFHAEQVIAAFEAGKHVFCEKPLATQFEDCVAMRKAWRESGRQFVIGFTLRYSPHYRKIKELVVSGAIGDLVSFEFNETISFDHGGYIMGGWRGDRSRAGTHLLEKCSHDIDIVNWIVDAPVARAASFGGLDFFTPENEKHMERIGASPEGKQAYRAHVGGRMGNPFTAEKSIIDNQVAILEYKNGVRATFHANCNAAIIERRMYLCGTEGTLRADVIQGKVEVQRIGYDIETETIRTNTCNSHGGGDAVLGKELLDCMVSGAEPVSSLDDGFRAAITCFAIDDAMDSRQVVNLDTYWQQAGFQPLEK; from the coding sequence ATGACGAAAGAATTGGCAGAGAAAAAAATAAAGATCGGTTTGGTCGGCTGTGGTTTTCGGATTTGGGGTGTTGTGCGTCATATGGCGTCACATCCTGATTTTAAAAACGTGGAAGTGACCCATGTCTTCGACCCGGATCCTGAATACGGCACGATTATTCGCGACGAGTGGGCGCCGGAACTCCAGTTTGTTGACAGTTATGAAGAGATCCTGCGCAACCCGGAGATCGACTGGGTGATGATCGGGTCCTGGAACTGCTTTCATGCGGAGCAGGTGATTGCCGCTTTCGAGGCGGGCAAGCATGTCTTCTGCGAAAAACCGCTGGCGACCCAATTTGAGGATTGTGTCGCCATGCGCAAGGCCTGGAGAGAAAGCGGACGGCAGTTTGTGATCGGCTTCACGCTGCGCTATTCGCCGCACTATCGAAAAATAAAAGAGTTGGTTGTTTCCGGAGCGATCGGGGATCTGGTCAGCTTTGAATTTAATGAAACCATCTCCTTCGATCACGGCGGATATATTATGGGCGGCTGGCGCGGCGACCGTTCCAGGGCCGGAACGCATCTGCTGGAAAAATGCTCGCACGACATCGACATCGTTAATTGGATCGTCGACGCGCCGGTTGCCCGGGCCGCCTCTTTCGGCGGGCTTGACTTTTTCACGCCTGAAAACGAAAAGCACATGGAGCGGATTGGGGCCTCGCCGGAGGGGAAGCAGGCTTACAGAGCGCATGTCGGGGGCCGGATGGGCAACCCGTTCACGGCCGAGAAAAGCATTATCGACAATCAGGTTGCGATTCTGGAGTACAAGAACGGAGTGCGCGCGACGTTTCACGCCAACTGCAATGCGGCGATCATTGAGCGGCGCATGTATTTGTGCGGAACGGAAGGAACGCTTCGTGCCGATGTGATTCAGGGAAAAGTCGAGGTCCAGCGGATTGGATATGATATCGAAACGGAAACGATTCGAACCAACACCTGCAACAGTCACGGCGGCGGCGATGCGGTGCTCGGCAAAGAACTGCTCGACTGTATGGTGAGCGGCGCGGAGCCGGTTTCCAGTTTGGACGACGGTTTTCGCGCAGCGATTACCTGTTTTGCAATCGATGATGCCATGGATTCGCGGCAGGTCGTGAATCTGGACACATATTGGCAGCAGGCCGGGTTTCAGCCGTTGGAAAAATAA
- a CDS encoding sodium:solute symporter family transporter — MTLGWLDILVLVLYFGVTIGMGFFFARKNTDTEEYFLGGRSLPGWAIGLSLLGTSISSVTFVAFPADTFKTTWIRFLPHMVFPLVTLISARLFLPFFRRGTISSAYEYLGERYGGSISCYAASVFFLIQVIRTSTIVYLISLLMQTITGLDIIYCILLSGGITAVYTTSGGFDAVIWTDVLQTLTLIFGSVLILIIISCNLPEGFSQIISTGVEFNKFSFHQLAANGELQPLAHGFSLSEKTVMMMLIVGFVNFLTGQFDQTAVQRWCSAKSAKEARRSIYFLMCSSLPVWGSFMLVGTAIWVYFHCFPDAAASQMLDGTRKAEEIVPYFVIHYLPPGITGLVIAAAMAAAMSSLSSSINAASMVWVRDIYRKFMVKDRDDKHYLRIGFVASGVVSVLMMIGAYWLYTAPTKTLIDFGMILNSLTMSGLAGVFLIGMFTRLADSRAVWAGILFNMAFSGYALLSDRALLPEALCIPFDLYFTSIVGNVIMIGVIVVAARFVWRSKKTNLKNLTFRDQEKTALL; from the coding sequence ATGACTTTAGGATGGCTGGATATTCTGGTATTGGTGTTGTACTTCGGTGTGACGATCGGCATGGGATTTTTCTTCGCCCGGAAGAACACGGATACCGAGGAGTATTTTCTCGGCGGGCGCTCGCTTCCCGGCTGGGCGATCGGGTTGAGCCTGCTCGGTACATCGATCAGTTCCGTTACATTTGTGGCGTTCCCGGCGGATACATTTAAGACCACCTGGATTCGTTTTCTGCCGCATATGGTTTTCCCGCTGGTGACATTGATTTCCGCCAGGCTCTTCCTGCCGTTTTTCCGGCGCGGAACCATTTCCTCGGCCTACGAATATCTCGGTGAACGATATGGTGGATCCATCTCCTGTTATGCCGCATCCGTCTTTTTTCTGATTCAGGTTATTCGCACCAGTACCATTGTTTATTTGATTTCTCTGTTGATGCAGACGATTACCGGGTTGGATATTATTTACTGCATTCTGTTGTCGGGTGGAATTACCGCCGTTTATACCACGAGCGGTGGATTTGATGCGGTGATCTGGACGGATGTGCTGCAGACTCTGACGCTGATTTTCGGTTCGGTCCTGATCCTGATTATTATCTCGTGTAATCTGCCCGAAGGGTTCAGTCAGATTATTTCCACCGGGGTCGAGTTCAATAAGTTCTCATTTCATCAGCTGGCAGCTAACGGAGAGCTGCAGCCGCTTGCGCATGGGTTTTCTCTTTCGGAAAAAACCGTGATGATGATGTTGATCGTTGGGTTCGTCAATTTCCTGACCGGCCAGTTCGATCAGACCGCTGTGCAGCGCTGGTGTTCGGCAAAGTCGGCCAAAGAGGCCCGTCGTTCAATCTATTTCCTCATGTGTTCCAGCCTCCCGGTCTGGGGGAGCTTTATGCTGGTCGGTACCGCCATTTGGGTCTATTTCCATTGTTTCCCGGATGCGGCGGCCTCGCAGATGCTCGATGGCACCCGCAAAGCGGAAGAGATTGTTCCCTATTTTGTGATCCATTATCTGCCGCCGGGCATCACCGGTTTGGTGATTGCCGCCGCTATGGCGGCGGCGATGTCCTCCTTGAGTTCCAGTATTAACGCGGCGAGCATGGTCTGGGTGCGCGACATTTACCGGAAATTCATGGTCAAGGATCGCGACGACAAGCATTACCTGCGCATCGGGTTTGTTGCGTCCGGGGTGGTGTCTGTGCTGATGATGATCGGGGCTTACTGGCTGTATACTGCGCCGACCAAGACATTGATTGATTTCGGAATGATTTTAAACTCGCTGACCATGAGCGGGCTGGCCGGTGTTTTTCTGATCGGCATGTTCACCCGTCTGGCGGATTCGCGCGCGGTCTGGGCGGGCATTCTGTTCAATATGGCTTTCTCTGGTTATGCGCTGCTGTCGGACCGTGCGCTGCTTCCTGAGGCTCTGTGCATTCCATTCGATCTCTATTTCACCTCGATTGTCGGCAATGTGATCATGATAGGGGTTATCGTTGTTGCTGCCCGTTTCGTTTGGCGAAGCAAAAAAACGAATTTAAAAAACCTGACGTTTCGCGATCAGGAAAAAACAGCGCTGCTTTAG
- a CDS encoding exo-alpha-sialidase: MKTGKIWSRLFLCVCCSSFVLSVAAVEVRRVESPAPEAPIRLATGLLKSPDDATWGLPEIPDAEVKTVYRGNTETGTFVNHPQLAVFKDRMYVAFQLCPANEDSSDSVAVYSSSTDLNKWTAPEVIGPPADGHIFRASAGWMQDDDHLYALIIRRDDTGQITSTEYRASTDGQNWSELGMLLPDMMAGGNSRAVTPGGRMLILGHGHHDDEGQFVRDARSYYHDGGDLLKNWKRSVYPQETVEVARQGRFMGREVEAHWFRRPDGMLVLVSRDILRSGYVMAAESRDDGASWGRSLLTNIPDSSNKQCAGSLPDGTCYMITTPGPVEKNDRLQPRTPLVLWLSDDGVVFDRAFLIRRAPAPLRFEGKSKTFGYSYFSSLVHDGVLYIAYATNKEDIEMSCIPLEALERK, from the coding sequence ATGAAAACAGGAAAGATATGGAGTAGGCTGTTTCTGTGTGTGTGCTGCAGTTCATTCGTCTTATCGGTAGCGGCAGTTGAAGTCCGCCGGGTGGAATCTCCGGCTCCGGAGGCTCCGATCCGGCTGGCGACCGGTTTGCTGAAATCCCCGGACGACGCGACGTGGGGACTGCCTGAGATTCCAGACGCGGAGGTGAAGACCGTTTACCGCGGAAACACGGAGACGGGTACGTTTGTAAATCATCCGCAGCTTGCGGTTTTTAAAGACAGAATGTACGTGGCTTTTCAGCTCTGTCCGGCGAATGAAGATTCAAGCGATTCGGTCGCCGTCTACAGTTCCAGTACAGACCTGAATAAATGGACTGCTCCGGAAGTGATTGGGCCGCCGGCCGATGGGCATATCTTCCGGGCGAGCGCCGGCTGGATGCAGGACGATGACCATCTGTATGCATTAATTATCCGCCGGGATGATACGGGACAGATTACATCGACCGAATATCGCGCAAGCACCGACGGGCAGAACTGGTCTGAACTCGGCATGCTGCTGCCGGACATGATGGCGGGCGGCAATAGTCGGGCCGTTACACCCGGCGGACGGATGCTCATTCTGGGGCATGGCCATCACGACGACGAGGGGCAGTTTGTCCGTGATGCCCGGTCGTATTATCACGACGGCGGTGATCTTTTGAAAAACTGGAAGCGGAGTGTTTATCCGCAGGAGACGGTGGAGGTTGCCAGGCAGGGCCGGTTCATGGGACGAGAGGTGGAGGCGCACTGGTTTCGCCGTCCGGATGGTATGCTGGTGCTGGTGTCTCGCGATATTCTGCGGTCCGGTTATGTGATGGCTGCTGAAAGCAGAGACGACGGTGCGAGCTGGGGCAGATCGCTGCTGACGAACATTCCCGATTCGTCCAATAAGCAGTGTGCCGGAAGCCTGCCGGACGGAACCTGCTACATGATTACAACCCCGGGGCCGGTGGAGAAAAACGATCGTCTTCAGCCGCGCACGCCGCTGGTTCTCTGGCTGAGCGACGACGGCGTTGTGTTTGACCGCGCTTTTCTGATTCGTCGTGCACCGGCGCCGCTTCGGTTTGAAGGAAAGAGCAAGACCTTTGGCTACAGCTATTTCAGCAGCCTGGTTCATGACGGAGTTCTTTACATCGCCTATGCGACCAATAAAGAGGATATCGAGATGTCCTGCATTCCGCTGGAGGCATTAGAAAGAAAATGA
- a CDS encoding exo-alpha-sialidase, with product MKINRIKPVVCAVVMLAAGGESGETRRAEAPNPSAPLRLAGGLLNGADDATWGFPEIPGAYVRVIYRADEQTGTFVNHPQLAFFKGRMYAAFQLCPANEDSSDSVAVYSSSSDLNEWTVPEVIGPPDVGNTFRASVGWLQDSDRLYALILRRDETFEVAQTEYRFSTDGANWSDLQVLIPDMMGSAGGRAVIPGGRILMLGHGNREVDGRSQRETLVYYHAGGDFSTGWKQADTPQEILKYSSADKVTARGIEPDWFRRPNGELVQVYRDIVRSGYVLASVSTDDGERWSVPLLTDIPDSSNMQCAGNLPDGTCYMITTPGPVEKNNDRLQPRTPLVLWLSEDGVVFDRAFLVRRAPPRRRFEGKSKTFGYSYVGSLVHDGVLYIAYATNKEDIEMSCIPLNSLKGTDVTAGRRSAGF from the coding sequence ATGAAGATCAATAGAATAAAACCGGTTGTTTGTGCAGTCGTTATGCTCGCTGCGGGAGGGGAGTCCGGAGAGACGCGCCGGGCTGAGGCGCCGAATCCGTCGGCGCCGCTTCGGCTGGCAGGCGGGCTGCTGAATGGTGCGGATGATGCGACATGGGGATTCCCGGAAATCCCCGGTGCGTATGTGCGGGTGATTTACCGGGCGGATGAACAAACCGGAACGTTCGTGAACCATCCTCAGCTGGCCTTCTTTAAAGGTCGAATGTACGCGGCCTTTCAGCTTTGTCCGGCGAATGAGGATTCCTCCGATTCCGTTGCCGTTTACAGCTCCAGTTCGGATCTGAACGAATGGACTGTGCCGGAAGTGATTGGCCCGCCAGATGTCGGCAATACCTTTCGGGCCAGCGTCGGCTGGCTGCAGGATTCCGACCGTCTCTATGCGCTGATTCTTCGCCGGGATGAAACATTTGAAGTTGCCCAGACTGAATACCGCTTCAGTACGGACGGAGCAAACTGGTCAGACCTGCAGGTGTTGATTCCGGACATGATGGGGTCCGCCGGCGGGCGGGCGGTTATCCCCGGCGGACGCATCCTGATGCTGGGTCACGGCAACCGTGAAGTGGATGGCCGAAGCCAGCGCGAGACGCTGGTCTATTATCATGCCGGCGGTGATTTTTCCACGGGTTGGAAGCAGGCGGATACGCCGCAGGAAATTCTGAAATACAGCAGTGCGGATAAGGTGACCGCCCGCGGAATTGAGCCGGACTGGTTCCGTCGTCCGAACGGGGAGCTGGTACAGGTTTATCGGGATATTGTCAGGAGCGGTTATGTTCTGGCTTCTGTGAGTACCGATGACGGAGAGCGCTGGAGTGTTCCGCTTCTGACGGATATTCCCGATTCGTCCAATATGCAGTGTGCCGGGAACCTGCCGGATGGAACATGCTATATGATCACAACGCCGGGGCCGGTGGAGAAAAATAACGACCGGCTGCAGCCGCGCACGCCGCTGGTTCTCTGGCTGAGTGAGGACGGTGTTGTATTTGACCGTGCGTTTCTGGTTCGTCGCGCTCCGCCCAGGCGCCGCTTTGAAGGAAAAAGCAAAACCTTCGGTTACAGCTATGTCGGCAGTCTGGTGCATGACGGGGTCCTGTATATTGCTTATGCGACCAATAAGGAGGATATCGAAATGTCCTGTATTCCTCTGAACAGTTTGAAAGGGACAGATGTTACGGCCGGTCGCAGGAGCGCTGGTTTTTAA
- a CDS encoding sulfatase family protein → MRVIYFDLDCVRPDHLGCYGYNRPTSPNIDRMAAEGVRFTNYYCTSSPCLPSRSGLYSGRYGIRSGTLSNHGAGAEFHIEKELYCGPKPENEIFPRQLRRHGLDTYCFSTFADRHNVWWWSAGWTEFHTPNLKGGLDTGAEINEKVLPWLENNARRDNYFLHINYWDAHRVYSKDPSWAEPLKDYPVAQEWPDEATIARHQSVTGLFTAATQPYGDHVKKDKKDFNKSPHPLMADTVSCRADFELMVTGYDAMIRYVDDHIGQVLELLEKQDVLKDTVIIVSADHGDSFGEHAVYTDHVNADNCIHNIPLIIRWPGVTRQGGVDEHFMANVDFAPTLCDMLGVPAVEQWDGKSYRNNLEGGALPEDRDFIVWDTALYTVQRAVRTKQYLYMRTYDSSDYNNWEDEELYDMTKDRYQTENIAGQKPEVIAECRRLMADWVAEQRAKPGFVSDPLAEVLKERGKPVPAELL, encoded by the coding sequence ATGCGAGTTATATATTTTGACCTCGATTGTGTGCGCCCGGACCATTTGGGCTGTTACGGTTACAACCGTCCGACTTCACCGAATATTGACCGAATGGCGGCAGAAGGGGTGCGGTTTACCAACTATTACTGTACGTCTTCGCCGTGTCTTCCGTCGCGTTCCGGACTTTATTCCGGACGTTACGGAATCCGCAGCGGAACCCTTTCCAATCATGGAGCCGGGGCGGAATTTCATATAGAGAAAGAACTCTACTGCGGTCCGAAGCCGGAAAACGAAATTTTCCCGCGTCAGCTTCGCCGCCACGGACTGGATACCTACTGCTTCTCCACATTTGCGGATCGACACAACGTCTGGTGGTGGTCTGCCGGCTGGACGGAATTCCATACACCGAACCTGAAAGGCGGGCTGGATACCGGCGCGGAAATCAATGAAAAGGTGCTGCCGTGGCTCGAGAATAATGCGCGTAGGGATAACTATTTTCTGCATATCAATTACTGGGATGCCCACCGGGTTTACAGCAAAGACCCTTCGTGGGCTGAGCCGTTGAAGGATTACCCCGTTGCTCAGGAATGGCCGGATGAAGCGACGATTGCCAGGCATCAGAGCGTGACCGGCCTGTTTACGGCCGCAACTCAGCCGTACGGAGATCATGTCAAAAAGGATAAAAAGGATTTCAACAAAAGTCCTCATCCACTGATGGCCGATACGGTTTCCTGCCGGGCTGATTTTGAACTGATGGTGACCGGATATGATGCGATGATCCGTTATGTGGATGATCACATCGGCCAGGTTCTGGAGCTGCTTGAAAAACAGGATGTGCTGAAAGATACAGTGATCATTGTTTCGGCCGACCACGGTGATTCGTTCGGAGAGCACGCGGTCTACACGGACCATGTGAATGCGGACAACTGTATTCACAACATTCCGCTCATCATTCGCTGGCCGGGTGTAACCCGTCAGGGAGGTGTGGATGAGCATTTCATGGCCAATGTGGATTTTGCGCCGACGCTTTGTGACATGCTGGGCGTTCCGGCAGTGGAGCAGTGGGACGGGAAGTCCTATCGAAACAATCTGGAGGGCGGGGCGCTTCCGGAGGACCGTGATTTTATTGTTTGGGACACTGCACTCTATACCGTGCAGCGGGCGGTTCGGACCAAACAGTATCTCTATATGCGCACCTACGATTCGAGCGATTACAACAATTGGGAGGACGAGGAGCTGTATGACATGACAAAGGACCGCTATCAGACGGAAAATATCGCCGGACAGAAGCCTGAGGTGATCGCCGAGTGCCGCCGGCTGATGGCGGACTGGGTGGCGGAACAGCGGGCTAAGCCTGGTTTTGTTTCCGATCCGCTCGCTGAAGTGCTCAAGGAGCGCGGCAAGCCGGTCCCGGCGGAATTATTATAA
- a CDS encoding alpha/beta hydrolase has protein sequence MKTKLLLIVVVGMFNCLQAVETAVPDKEIVYKQVGDVVLKLHVFDPPGHSGTKKTSAVVFFFGGGWLGGSPSQFYRQSHDLASRGMVAICAEYRVKRVHGTSPRECVKDGKSAMRWVRSHAEELGIDPDRIVAGGGSAGGHIAAAVALLDGFNDKDDDLSVSPRPNALVLFNPVFNNGPDGGYGYDRVRDYWQEFSPMHNIDRDAPPTLVLQGTRDKYIPVSTVEQYKELMEQSGARCDLVLYEGDGHGFFNEFRYVETMTEVERFLASLGCLQ, from the coding sequence ATGAAAACGAAATTACTCCTGATTGTTGTGGTCGGAATGTTCAACTGCCTGCAGGCCGTTGAAACAGCGGTTCCCGATAAAGAAATTGTCTACAAGCAGGTCGGTGATGTTGTTTTAAAACTGCATGTGTTTGATCCGCCGGGGCATTCCGGGACGAAAAAGACGTCCGCAGTTGTGTTCTTTTTCGGCGGAGGGTGGCTCGGAGGGTCGCCTTCTCAGTTTTATCGTCAGAGTCACGATCTGGCTTCTCGGGGAATGGTTGCGATTTGTGCAGAATACCGGGTGAAACGGGTTCACGGAACAAGTCCTCGTGAATGTGTGAAGGATGGAAAGTCTGCCATGCGCTGGGTGCGTTCCCATGCGGAGGAGTTGGGAATTGATCCGGATCGGATTGTTGCCGGCGGGGGGTCTGCTGGCGGACATATTGCGGCGGCCGTTGCTCTGTTGGATGGGTTTAATGACAAGGATGATGATCTTTCGGTCAGCCCGAGACCAAATGCTCTCGTTCTCTTTAATCCGGTGTTCAACAACGGTCCGGACGGCGGATATGGTTACGACCGGGTGCGGGATTACTGGCAGGAATTTTCGCCAATGCATAATATCGACCGGGATGCCCCACCGACTTTGGTGCTTCAGGGAACCAGGGATAAATACATTCCGGTTTCTACGGTTGAGCAATACAAAGAGCTGATGGAGCAGAGCGGGGCGCGTTGCGATCTGGTTCTGTATGAAGGTGACGGACATGGCTTTTTTAATGAGTTCAGATATGTGGAAACGATGACGGAGGTGGAGCGTTTTTTGGCTTCGCTCGGTTGTCTTCAATAG
- a CDS encoding LamG-like jellyroll fold domain-containing protein, translated as MFSFLPAVFSVHAGLIAHWNFDDGTCSDVVGGLHGTPNGNVSFVDSGHPTLGKAVAFGTVKDSDYIALGDLSSLGVGSGSFTLSLRMKHAAQSLSGEVSPLFWDSQTGSAGKGYDGIKIALRKGSDGNNAGRVFASVGGPDGKVLLKGRRVDDDEWHLVVIRYDSDTDELMYFEDGLHVYSRDAFGVYVLNRSESGKKTLLGNGFGGMIDDVRVYDTALSDEELAGLL; from the coding sequence ATGTTTTCATTTTTGCCGGCGGTTTTTTCTGTTCATGCAGGATTGATCGCGCATTGGAACTTTGATGATGGGACATGCAGCGATGTGGTCGGGGGGTTGCATGGGACGCCGAACGGCAATGTCTCCTTTGTTGATTCCGGGCATCCGACGCTTGGAAAAGCGGTTGCGTTCGGAACTGTTAAAGATTCGGATTATATTGCTCTTGGGGATCTCAGTTCGTTGGGAGTCGGCTCGGGAAGTTTTACGCTCTCGTTGAGGATGAAACATGCTGCTCAGTCATTGTCTGGAGAGGTCAGTCCTTTGTTCTGGGACAGTCAGACCGGCTCTGCGGGGAAAGGGTATGACGGCATTAAGATCGCTTTACGCAAGGGCAGTGACGGCAATAATGCGGGCCGGGTTTTTGCGTCCGTTGGCGGGCCGGACGGTAAGGTTTTGCTTAAAGGGAGGCGCGTGGATGATGACGAATGGCATCTGGTTGTTATTCGCTATGACTCTGACACGGATGAGCTGATGTATTTTGAGGACGGTCTGCATGTTTATTCACGGGATGCGTTCGGGGTTTATGTGTTGAATCGATCGGAGTCCGGCAAGAAAACGCTGCTGGGCAACGGGTTCGGCGGAATGATTGATGATGTGCGGGTTTACGATACTGCGTTGAGTGATGAGGAGTTGGCCGGTTTGTTGTAA